The Oxalobacteraceae bacterium OTU3CINTB1 genome includes a window with the following:
- a CDS encoding DUF72 domain-containing protein: MISNIRIGCAGWSIDRQSAAHFAGEGSHLQRYATVLNAAEINSSFYKPHQASTYARWAESVPDAFRFSVKLPRSISHYQKLVDIDDLLAGFSAEAGTLGEKLGCILVQLPPSLVFDLEVAEGFFERLHGSFQCALACEARHGSWFGDDATELMKRHRVTRVIADPPAGQAGVFVPTTDMVYARLHGSPRIYYSPYDEKYLNQVAEYLKKHPGWCIFDNTASGAALPNALELMAKLG; the protein is encoded by the coding sequence ATGATTTCAAATATACGTATAGGCTGCGCCGGATGGAGTATCGACCGGCAGTCGGCAGCGCACTTTGCCGGTGAAGGCAGCCATTTGCAGCGCTACGCCACGGTTCTGAACGCAGCCGAAATCAACTCATCCTTCTACAAGCCGCATCAGGCCTCGACCTACGCGCGCTGGGCGGAAAGCGTGCCGGATGCGTTCCGCTTTTCCGTCAAGTTACCGCGAAGCATCAGTCATTATCAAAAATTAGTCGACATTGATGATTTGTTGGCAGGTTTTTCGGCCGAAGCGGGTACCTTGGGCGAGAAACTCGGCTGCATTCTGGTGCAATTGCCGCCGAGTCTGGTTTTCGATCTGGAAGTTGCCGAAGGGTTCTTCGAACGCCTGCACGGAAGCTTCCAATGCGCCCTCGCCTGCGAGGCGAGGCACGGCAGCTGGTTCGGCGACGACGCGACCGAGTTGATGAAGCGGCATCGCGTCACGCGCGTCATCGCCGACCCGCCGGCGGGCCAGGCCGGCGTTTTCGTGCCGACCACCGACATGGTTTACGCGCGCTTGCACGGCAGTCCGCGAATTTATTACTCACCATATGACGAAAAATATCTGAATCAAGTTGCCGAGTATCTAAAAAAACACCCCGGTTGGTGCATCTTCGATAACACCGCGTCCGGTGCGGCGCTCCCCAATGCGCTGGAATTGATGGCAAAACTCGGCTAA
- a CDS encoding GntR family transcriptional regulator: MSTIGWNDNAPIYRQLKDKVIGMMLDGVLKAGDALPSVRQVAADYQLNPITVSRAYQELVDETLVEKRRGLGMYVTDGAHEKLLASERERFLREEWPAMLERIRRLGLQPESLLKPATPGGAS, translated from the coding sequence ATGTCCACGATAGGCTGGAATGACAATGCGCCGATCTACCGGCAGCTGAAGGACAAGGTCATCGGCATGATGCTCGATGGCGTCCTCAAGGCGGGCGATGCCCTGCCCTCGGTCCGGCAAGTTGCGGCCGATTATCAACTCAATCCGATTACCGTCTCGCGCGCCTATCAGGAGCTCGTGGACGAAACCTTGGTCGAAAAAAGAAGGGGATTAGGTATGTACGTTACTGATGGCGCCCACGAAAAACTGTTGGCCAGCGAACGCGAACGCTTCCTGCGCGAAGAATGGCCAGCCATGCTCGAACGCATTCGCCGGCTCGGCCTGCAACCCGAATCGCTGCTCAAGCCGGCCACACCGGGAGGTGCTTCATGA
- a CDS encoding ABC transporter ATP-binding protein, producing MSAIITASNLSKKYGKQAALDGVTFTVEAGRIVGLIGPNGSGKTTTLKAMLGLTQFDGELSVLGMDPRTQRDALMNEVCFIADVAILPKWLKVKDAIDFVEGVHPRFDRSKAEKYLAITKLNPQMKVKAMSKGMVVQLHLALVMAIDAKLLVLDEPTLGLDILYRKQFYQNLLEDYFDENKTIVITTHQIEEVEHILTDLMFIQDGKISLAATMDEVGERFTEVMVEGPFIAAANALQPMTQRTVFGKSIMLFDGVPREQLANFGELRTPSVADLFVATMKGTYA from the coding sequence ATGAGCGCCATCATCACCGCGAGCAACCTCAGTAAAAAATACGGCAAGCAAGCCGCGCTGGACGGCGTCACTTTCACGGTCGAGGCAGGTCGCATTGTCGGCCTGATCGGCCCCAACGGTTCGGGCAAGACCACCACGCTCAAAGCGATGCTGGGACTGACGCAGTTCGACGGCGAGCTCTCGGTGCTGGGCATGGACCCGCGCACCCAGCGCGACGCGCTGATGAACGAGGTGTGCTTCATCGCCGATGTCGCCATCCTGCCGAAGTGGCTCAAGGTCAAGGATGCGATCGATTTCGTGGAAGGCGTGCATCCGCGCTTCGACCGCAGCAAGGCCGAGAAGTATCTGGCCATCACCAAGTTGAATCCGCAGATGAAGGTCAAGGCCATGTCCAAGGGCATGGTGGTGCAACTGCACCTGGCGCTGGTCATGGCGATCGACGCCAAGCTGCTGGTGCTCGACGAGCCGACCCTCGGCCTGGACATCCTGTACCGCAAGCAGTTCTATCAGAACCTGCTCGAGGATTATTTCGACGAGAACAAGACCATCGTCATCACGACGCACCAGATCGAAGAGGTCGAGCACATCCTGACCGACCTGATGTTCATCCAGGACGGCAAGATCTCGCTGGCCGCGACGATGGATGAAGTCGGCGAGCGCTTCACGGAAGTAATGGTCGAGGGACCGTTCATCGCCGCCGCCAACGCGCTGCAACCGATGACCCAGCGCACCGTGTTCGGCAAATCGATCATGTTGTTCGACGGGGTACCGCGCGAACAACTCGCGAACTTCGGCGAGCTGCGCACGCCCAGCGTCGCCGATTTGTTCGTCGCCACCATGAAAGGAACCTACGCATGA